A DNA window from Halostella salina contains the following coding sequences:
- a CDS encoding Hpt domain-containing protein, whose product MDEYVRDFVQESEEAITTLNNALLDLESDPDDDEAMDEIFRTAHTLKGNCGAMGFTDASDLAHAMEDLLDAVRAGEVEVTPSLMDQVFEGVDRLEAMLDETRRHGEPQSDPTPVIESLRAYVPDSADTRIEEPTDDAVESLLSAADRPTDGAHDVYHVRLDIAGGDDGILVVEALRDAFDLLGTDPPEDDIADGEFGGAFDAAFASPVGEAAISAALEPVDAVEAAIITDATDLSDGIAEPTAEPATGEPTADPEAASAAAADAEPDPDDVSVDELLDDDEVDQFEDLDSMVDEVDDVEGLDDLGDAGSFEGIEAEPEVSSLDEAADDDPSVDDVLDEAEDAVDAAETESDSGETADDGDEQVEDASSTFAELQDEVDPVGFDELQDELDELEFDEYEDEEEVGFDELLGDEAEADDDAFEDALDDVDAALAEEEESDDTVDATAEDATADSDDALEAESDAFDDLVADDGETADDPFGDDEIDGGDPFGQTADAAADADTVDADSTADPDADTANADTAADETVDDVLDEVGFGEESTATADEAGVTADEAEGEAASASADDATDDTSTVESSDFGDVDLDTGSTVDTTTDVGEFEGFDAPATEDAEETDEPAEEASADDAAAADAVATADAATTADATADDAAPSDDTAASSRSAIDQSGPTGRSEEIQSVRVDVEKVDRLMNLVEGMVTSRVRLRRAIERGDSLALLDQELDELEDITTELQDTVMDIRLVPLSTVANRLPRTVRDIAREQGKEVDFELLGGDVELDRSVLNEIGDPLVHIVRNAVDHGVEPPEEREAAGKDPEASVELRARRERDRVVIEVEDDGRGLDAERLRETAVEEGIRTRGEVESMDDEDVYDLVFTAGFSTSDEVTDVSGRGVGMDVVASTVEDLDGDVAVESEPGEGTTVRLTLPVTVAIADVLFVAAGEEEYGIPIKDVQEIGPLDDVSTADGEPVVRRDDEEYPLLDLADELDAPGPRRSGENMLVRVRDDVRPVAIECDEVRGQQEVVVKPYEGVLGDIPGLSGATVLGEGDVVNILDVESL is encoded by the coding sequence ATGGATGAGTACGTCAGGGACTTCGTTCAGGAGAGCGAGGAGGCGATCACGACGCTGAACAACGCGTTGCTTGACCTGGAAAGCGACCCGGACGACGACGAGGCGATGGACGAGATATTCCGGACCGCCCACACGCTCAAGGGGAACTGCGGCGCGATGGGCTTTACCGACGCGAGCGACCTCGCCCACGCGATGGAGGACCTCCTCGACGCGGTCCGGGCCGGCGAGGTCGAGGTCACGCCGTCGCTGATGGACCAGGTGTTCGAGGGGGTCGACCGCCTCGAAGCGATGCTCGACGAGACCCGGCGGCACGGCGAACCCCAGTCGGACCCGACGCCGGTCATCGAGTCGCTCCGGGCGTACGTCCCCGACTCCGCCGACACGCGGATCGAGGAGCCGACCGACGACGCCGTCGAGTCGCTGCTGTCGGCGGCGGACCGCCCGACCGACGGGGCACACGACGTGTACCACGTCCGCCTCGACATCGCGGGCGGCGACGACGGTATCCTCGTCGTGGAGGCGCTCCGGGACGCGTTCGACCTGCTCGGCACGGACCCGCCCGAGGACGACATCGCCGACGGCGAGTTCGGCGGGGCGTTCGACGCCGCCTTCGCCAGCCCGGTCGGTGAGGCGGCGATCAGCGCCGCGCTCGAACCGGTCGACGCCGTCGAGGCCGCGATCATCACGGACGCGACGGACCTCTCGGACGGCATCGCCGAACCGACGGCCGAGCCGGCGACCGGGGAGCCGACCGCCGACCCGGAAGCCGCTTCGGCGGCCGCGGCCGACGCGGAACCCGACCCGGACGACGTCTCCGTCGACGAACTGCTGGACGACGACGAGGTCGACCAGTTCGAGGACCTCGATTCGATGGTCGACGAGGTCGACGACGTGGAGGGGCTGGACGACCTCGGCGACGCCGGCTCGTTCGAGGGGATCGAAGCCGAGCCGGAGGTGTCCTCGCTCGACGAGGCGGCGGACGACGACCCGTCCGTCGACGACGTCCTCGACGAGGCCGAGGACGCGGTCGACGCGGCCGAGACGGAGTCCGACTCCGGCGAGACGGCGGACGACGGCGACGAACAGGTCGAGGACGCGTCCAGCACGTTCGCGGAGCTACAGGACGAGGTCGACCCCGTCGGCTTCGACGAGTTGCAGGACGAACTCGACGAGCTGGAGTTCGACGAGTACGAGGACGAGGAGGAGGTCGGCTTCGACGAACTGCTCGGCGACGAGGCCGAGGCGGACGACGACGCGTTCGAGGACGCACTCGACGACGTCGACGCGGCGCTGGCCGAGGAAGAGGAGAGCGACGACACGGTCGACGCGACCGCGGAGGACGCGACCGCCGACTCGGACGACGCGCTCGAAGCCGAGAGCGACGCGTTCGACGACCTCGTCGCGGACGACGGCGAGACGGCCGACGACCCGTTCGGCGACGACGAAATCGACGGGGGCGACCCGTTCGGCCAGACAGCCGACGCCGCCGCTGATGCGGACACCGTCGACGCCGACAGTACCGCCGACCCCGATGCGGACACAGCAAACGCCGACACCGCTGCCGACGAGACGGTCGACGACGTGCTCGACGAGGTCGGCTTCGGCGAGGAGTCGACCGCGACGGCGGACGAGGCTGGTGTGACGGCCGACGAGGCGGAGGGAGAGGCTGCGAGCGCCTCCGCCGACGACGCGACCGACGACACGAGCACCGTCGAGTCCAGCGACTTCGGGGACGTCGACCTCGACACCGGGTCGACCGTCGACACGACGACCGACGTCGGCGAGTTCGAGGGGTTCGACGCGCCGGCAACGGAAGACGCCGAGGAGACCGACGAACCCGCCGAGGAAGCGTCCGCCGACGACGCCGCCGCAGCGGACGCCGTTGCAACGGCCGACGCGGCGACGACCGCCGACGCGACGGCGGACGACGCCGCGCCGTCCGACGACACGGCGGCGAGTTCCCGGTCGGCGATCGACCAGAGCGGTCCGACCGGGCGGTCCGAGGAGATCCAGTCCGTCCGGGTCGACGTGGAGAAGGTCGACCGGCTGATGAACCTCGTCGAGGGGATGGTCACCAGCCGCGTTCGGCTCCGCCGGGCGATCGAGCGGGGCGACTCGCTGGCCCTGCTCGACCAGGAGCTGGACGAACTGGAGGACATCACGACCGAACTGCAGGACACGGTGATGGACATCCGGCTCGTCCCCCTGTCGACGGTCGCCAACCGGCTCCCCCGGACCGTCCGGGACATCGCCCGCGAGCAGGGCAAGGAGGTCGACTTCGAACTGCTCGGCGGCGACGTGGAGCTCGACCGGAGCGTCCTCAACGAGATCGGCGACCCGCTGGTCCACATCGTGCGCAACGCGGTCGACCACGGGGTCGAGCCGCCCGAGGAGCGCGAGGCCGCCGGGAAGGACCCGGAGGCGTCGGTCGAGCTTCGGGCGCGCCGCGAGCGCGACCGCGTCGTGATCGAGGTCGAGGACGACGGGCGCGGCCTCGACGCGGAGCGGCTCCGCGAGACCGCCGTCGAGGAGGGGATCCGGACCCGGGGGGAGGTCGAGTCGATGGACGACGAGGACGTGTACGACCTCGTCTTCACCGCCGGCTTCTCGACCTCCGACGAGGTCACCGACGTCAGCGGGCGCGGCGTCGGGATGGACGTGGTCGCGAGCACCGTCGAGGACCTCGACGGCGACGTGGCGGTCGAGAGCGAACCGGGCGAGGGGACGACGGTCCGGCTGACGCTGCCGGTGACCGTCGCCATCGCCGACGTGCTGTTCGTCGCGGCCGGCGAGGAGGAGTACGGGATCCCGATCAAGGACGTCCAGGAGATCGGCCCGCTCGACGACGTGTCGACGGCCGACGGCGAACCGGTCGTCCGCCGGGACGACGAGGAGTACCCGCTGCTGGACCTTGCCGACGAACTGGACGCGCCGGGGCCGCGGCGGAGCGGCGAGAACATGCTCGTCCGGGTGCGCGACGACGTTCGCCCGGTCGCGATAGAGTGCGACGAAGTCCGCGGCCAACAGGAGGTCGTGGTCAAACCCTACGAGGGCGTCCTCGGCGACATTCCCGGGCTCTCCGGCGCGACGGTGCTCGGCGAGGGCGACGTGGTCAACATCCTGGACGTGGAGTCACTATGA
- the cheB gene encoding chemotaxis-specific protein-glutamate methyltransferase CheB, with translation MTSVLVVDDSAFVRTVIGNALSDHGYEVQEAADGETAVEMARVHDPDLITMDVVMPGMDGIEAVERIMSTAPTRILMLSAHTEAGADATLEALSKGAVDFLAKSGESVPRDAADLAERLVEKVQEVEQVDLSSVVAQRAADRAAAAAQQTAAAATGGTVTGGAAPVDGPTVDPTASPSPIDGDLSARLGDEHPEHPTVVIGASTGGPKVVERILRELPPELNARVLVVQHMPASFTSRLAARLDDLSPYDVREAVDGDSVGPGEAVVAKGEYHMRVAPTDGDDLRVRLTEDPRRHGVRPAIDVTMESAAEAVDEGLVGVALTGMGKDGAAGIESIHRAGGTTIAQDEASSPVFGIPRKAIETGAVDAVLDAASIPAGIVDATTADGDTNG, from the coding sequence ATGACCAGCGTCCTCGTTGTCGATGACTCAGCGTTCGTGCGGACGGTGATCGGCAACGCCCTGTCGGACCACGGCTACGAGGTCCAGGAGGCGGCCGACGGCGAAACCGCAGTCGAGATGGCCCGGGTGCACGACCCCGACCTGATCACGATGGACGTCGTGATGCCGGGGATGGACGGGATCGAAGCCGTCGAGCGCATCATGTCGACCGCACCGACGCGGATCCTCATGCTGTCGGCCCACACCGAGGCCGGCGCGGACGCGACCCTCGAAGCGCTCTCGAAGGGCGCGGTCGACTTCCTCGCCAAGTCCGGCGAGTCCGTCCCCCGGGACGCCGCGGACCTCGCCGAGCGACTGGTCGAGAAGGTACAGGAGGTCGAGCAGGTCGACCTCTCGTCGGTCGTCGCACAGCGGGCGGCCGACCGCGCCGCCGCCGCGGCACAGCAGACTGCGGCCGCCGCGACCGGCGGCACCGTGACCGGCGGCGCAGCGCCGGTCGACGGGCCGACGGTCGACCCGACGGCGTCGCCGTCCCCGATCGACGGGGACCTGTCCGCGCGGCTGGGCGACGAGCATCCGGAGCACCCCACCGTCGTCATCGGCGCGTCGACCGGCGGGCCGAAGGTCGTCGAGCGGATCCTCCGCGAACTCCCGCCCGAACTGAACGCTCGCGTGCTCGTGGTGCAGCACATGCCCGCGAGCTTCACCAGCCGACTCGCGGCCCGGCTGGACGACCTCTCGCCGTACGACGTACGAGAGGCGGTCGACGGCGACAGCGTCGGTCCCGGCGAGGCCGTGGTCGCGAAAGGCGAGTACCACATGCGCGTGGCTCCGACGGACGGGGACGACCTCCGGGTCCGGCTCACGGAGGACCCCCGTCGCCACGGCGTCCGCCCCGCTATCGACGTGACGATGGAATCGGCGGCCGAGGCCGTCGACGAGGGGCTGGTCGGCGTCGCGCTCACCGGCATGGGCAAAGACGGCGCGGCCGGCATCGAGTCGATACACCGGGCCGGCGGAACGACGATAGCCCAGGACGAGGCGTCGAGTCCCGTGTTCGGCATTCCGCGGAAGGCGATCGAGACGGGAGCCGTCGACGCCGTGCTCGACGCGGCGTCGATCCCGGCAGGGATCGTCGACGCAACGACAGCGGACGGTGATACCAATGGATGA
- a CDS encoding chemotaxis protein CheC, producing the protein MSLMVDIRKLSFINEMAKVGTNGVADNMSKLTGEDAQMEVTKTNFVDIEDITAQLDEGRRVGVRVRLMEPPHGHILILFPEASAKKITALMLSDMVDDLSSVSGEMARSAVEELGNMMASGFIDGWADVLGRTIDIATPQLVYAEADEVVERTAGLGGDDLALFFDSQLHVPSYEVEAEIYAFPDLEEFVEMINSIEAQPA; encoded by the coding sequence ATGAGTCTGATGGTCGACATCCGGAAGTTGAGCTTTATCAACGAGATGGCGAAAGTCGGGACGAACGGCGTCGCCGACAACATGAGCAAACTCACCGGCGAGGACGCTCAGATGGAGGTGACGAAGACGAACTTCGTCGACATCGAGGACATCACCGCCCAGCTCGACGAGGGGCGACGGGTCGGCGTCCGGGTCCGGCTCATGGAGCCGCCACACGGGCACATCCTCATCCTCTTCCCGGAGGCCAGCGCCAAGAAGATCACGGCGCTGATGCTGTCGGACATGGTCGACGACCTCTCGTCGGTCTCCGGCGAGATGGCCAGAAGCGCCGTCGAGGAGCTTGGCAACATGATGGCCAGCGGCTTCATCGACGGCTGGGCCGACGTGCTCGGGCGCACGATAGACATCGCAACGCCCCAGCTCGTCTACGCCGAGGCCGACGAGGTCGTCGAACGGACGGCCGGGCTCGGCGGGGACGACCTGGCGCTGTTTTTCGACTCGCAGCTACACGTCCCCTCCTACGAGGTCGAGGCGGAGATATACGCGTTCCCCGACCTGGAGGAGTTCGTCGAAATGATCAACAGCATCGAGGCACAACCCGCATGA
- the cheY gene encoding chemotaxis protein CheY: MSTGVLIVDDSHFMRNLLQQILEDDYHIVGEASNGAEAVKLYKEKNPDIVMMDIVMPKCNGIKATAAIKKLDPDSRVIMCTSVGQREKMKLAVKAGADGYVTKPFEEPSVRKALTDVVPA; the protein is encoded by the coding sequence ATGTCGACAGGGGTGCTCATCGTGGACGACTCTCATTTTATGCGGAATCTACTCCAACAGATTCTCGAAGACGACTACCACATCGTCGGGGAGGCGTCCAACGGCGCGGAAGCGGTGAAACTGTACAAGGAGAAGAACCCGGACATCGTGATGATGGACATCGTGATGCCGAAATGTAACGGGATCAAGGCGACGGCCGCGATCAAGAAACTCGACCCCGACTCGCGGGTCATCATGTGTACCAGCGTCGGCCAGCGCGAGAAGATGAAACTGGCAGTCAAGGCCGGCGCCGACGGCTACGTCACGAAACCGTTCGAGGAACCGAGCGTCAGGAAGGCGCTCACGGACGTCGTCCCGGCATGA
- a CDS encoding chemotaxis protein CheW, with amino-acid sequence MSTELPEELLGIDDVGFDEEGRDPEGDGDEEEEPEEQERVLVFRLGDRTFGLDVGDVRSIVEQGDLTRLPRSGDAIDGIMDLRGEITAVIDPRKLLPVPVADRETKQRVIVFDRSSDDQSAGIRVDAVEGVRSYPVSQIKRDDPAFEMPAGNLVKAVVEVPAEDESADEVAERTSIIDVDTLVRSAN; translated from the coding sequence CTACGGAGCTGCCGGAGGAGTTACTCGGCATCGACGACGTCGGGTTCGACGAGGAGGGACGAGACCCGGAGGGTGACGGGGACGAAGAGGAGGAGCCGGAGGAACAGGAGCGCGTTCTCGTCTTCCGTCTCGGGGACCGGACGTTCGGACTCGACGTCGGCGACGTGCGAAGCATCGTCGAACAGGGCGACCTGACGCGACTGCCGCGCTCGGGCGACGCGATAGACGGCATCATGGACCTGCGCGGGGAGATCACGGCGGTGATCGACCCCCGGAAGCTGCTCCCGGTGCCGGTGGCGGACCGGGAGACGAAACAGCGCGTGATCGTCTTCGACCGCTCGTCGGACGACCAGAGCGCCGGCATCCGGGTCGACGCGGTCGAGGGCGTCAGGTCGTACCCGGTGAGCCAGATCAAGCGCGACGACCCGGCGTTCGAGATGCCCGCCGGGAACCTCGTGAAGGCGGTCGTCGAGGTGCCGGCCGAGGACGAGTCGGCCGACGAGGTGGCAGAGCGCACCTCGATCATCGACGTCGACACGCTGGTTCGTTCGGCGAACTGA